The Poecilia reticulata strain Guanapo linkage group LG10, Guppy_female_1.0+MT, whole genome shotgun sequence sequence GGACGGTTTCCTTCAGCCAAAAGTGaagctttaattttaaacttttttctgctttcctgGCTAAAACTGACGTCACAGCCTCCCGGCCACGTGACCTCAGCTTGGCGTGTGTCCGGCAGCCAATCAGCGCGCTGCAGCAGGTTTggcttcatcctcctcttcctcacaaaGGAAGTCTAATTAAAACTCGCTGCAGCTCATTATGAGGCTGCAGGTGCTCGCGGCCGCCGGCGGTTAATCCCGCTCAATTAGCGCACGCTCCCGCGCACAACAACAATGCGGGGCGCGGGCCGGGGGCGCGCCGGGCCTCCGCGTCCCGCAACGAAACAACATGAATCATAAACACTTTTCATGTTTGAGCAAATTTCTgtttaaacaggaaatgaaataaagcCCGGagagaggatgatgatgatggtgatgatggtgatgatgatgatgatgatggtgaagatgatgaagatgacagcacattttaacagtttgaatTATTAAGCAGCGTTTTCTGTTAATCCTCtgatatttcagtgttttgtgattttctgcagtaaatcaaagtttgttttatttattcaaactttttcattttgactcAGATTCATAATGAAAacggaataaaaaaattatttaaaatttgttttaaaaagtcaattaaaaaatcattttttattttagaccaAACATTTATAATATTAGTAAATCAGCAGAATTTTTCATTAACACTAAAACCTCTTTGCTCTCTGAACGAACCGTTATCTCATTAATACTAATTATCATAAAATGCTGGTGAACGCGCGTGCACGTCTGGAGGCCTGTGATTGGCTATAGACACAGAAACACGTGACTTTTTAATAGAAAcgttaaaactttattcattcagtagaaaaaccacaaaaagttccagtaaatagaataaaaatctgtttatgtaCAAAATACAAGTTTTGATGTGACGAAagcaaataaatagaaacaacaggtgggggagggtcATATTCTCTGTGTGTNNNNNNNNNNNNNNNNNNNNNNNNNNNNNNNNNNNNNNNNNNNNNNNNNNNNNNNNNNNNNNNNNNNNNNNNNNNNNNNNNNNNNNNNNNNNNNNNNNNNNNNNNNNNNNNNNNNNNNNNNNNNNNNNNNNNNNNNNNNgaggaggaggaggaggaggaggaggaggaggaggaggagacctGACTGGAACCTGGTCACTGCTGAGGGGTTAAGGGGGGAAAGTGCAAAGATATTTAgagtaaaacacaaactgagacacaaataaatgaagaaGAACGTTCTTCTCATCCAGGTCAGTCCAGTTCAGTAAGGCAAACTGCGGTTCCGCTGCGGGACAGGTCTGTCTCCAGGTGTGTCCAGGTGTCCTCAGTAGATGCCCATAGCGAAGCTACGGAAGCCGAACAGCGCGTCCCGCGGCAGCAGGTCGTCCGGCGCGGCGGGGCTGCCCGGGCTGGAGGCGCAGTAGGCcggggaggaggaggacgaggagccGCCGGAGCTCCAGCAGCGGCCGGCGCTGCCGTCGCTGGCCGGGCTGGGGGCGGGTCGCAGCGGGGGCGGATCCCCGCCGCGGGACGCCTGCAGGTCCGCGATGCGTATGGTTTCGGACAGAGCCCAGATGTAGTTGTGCGCAAAGCGCAGAGTCTCGATCTTGGTGAGTTTGGTCTCATCTGGGAATGCGGGGAGGACGCCCCGCAGCGCGTCCAGCGCGTCGTTCAGGTTGTGCATCCGGTTCCGCTCCCGGTCGTTGGCTTTCAGCCGCCGACTCTTCTTCACCACCTGCGCGCTGCCGTCGCTGCGGCCGCGGCCGCGCCGCcgcttcttctgctgctgcggCTGGTCGGGCGGCGGGGACGCGCCGCGCACGCTGCTGTCCTCATCGTCTGTGTGCGGGAACAGGTCGCAGCTGGTGTCGGTGTCGGAGAACACGGAGTCCATCTCgggttcggttcggttctgaGGAGAGACAGCAGAGTTAGGGGCAGGTCCTGGTCGTGCGGGTGCAACAGGAGAGCGCGTGCACTGACTCACCTGGCGGGATGAGGAAGTGTTGGTTCCGACCCAGCAGAACCGAGTCTGGATCAGGACTGCTGGCACGCGCCTCTGCTGCTCTGGATCAGCTCGTGAGCTTGGCACACGCCCGGCCTCAGCCCGCTTATATACCGGGCCGGAC is a genomic window containing:
- the neurog1 gene encoding neurogenin-1, whose amino-acid sequence is MDSVFSDTDTSCDLFPHTDDEDSSVRGASPPPDQPQQQKKRRRGRGRSDGSAQVVKKSRRLKANDRERNRMHNLNDALDALRGVLPAFPDETKLTKIETLRFAHNYIWALSETIRIADLQASRGGDPPPLRPAPSPASDGSAGRCWSSGGSSSSSSPAYCASSPGSPAAPDDLLPRDALFGFRSFAMGIY